From a region of the Eretmochelys imbricata isolate rEreImb1 chromosome 6, rEreImb1.hap1, whole genome shotgun sequence genome:
- the TMEM41B gene encoding transmembrane protein 41B, with the protein MAQRRAAERGPGELASARPQRQRIEGRAHTEGGSARMSLLILVSIFLSAASIMFLVYKNFPQLSEEERECIKIPREMDDAKALGKVLSKYKDTFYVQVLVAYFATYVFLQTFAIPGSIFLSILSGFLYPFPLALFLVCLCSGLGASFCYMLSYLVGRPVVYRYLTEKAVKWSEQVERHREHLINYIIFLRITPFLPNWFINITSPVINVPLKVFFIGTFLGVAPPSFVAIKAGTTLYQLTTAGEAVSWNSVFVLMILAILSILPAVFQKKLKQKFE; encoded by the exons GAAGGGCCCATACAGAAGGTGGATCAGCACGAATGTCACTCCTCATATTAGTGTCCATCTTTCTGTCTGCTGCTTCGATCATGTTTCTAGTATATAAAAATTTTCCACAGCTTAGTGA agaagagagagaatgtaTAAAGATTCCCAGAGAGATGGATGATGCTAAGGCCTTAGGAAAAGTCCTCTCCAAATACAAAGACACCTTCTACGTCCAAGTATTAGTGGCTTATTTTGCTACATATGTTTT CTTGCAAACATTTGCTATACCTGGCTCTATATTTCTCAGTATCCTCTCAGGGTTTCTTTATCCGTTCCCATTAGCCTTATTTCTTGTCTGTCTG TGTTCTGGACTTGGAGCCTCTTTCTGTTATATGCTTTCATATTTAGTTGGACGGCCAGTTGTGTACAGATATTTAACAGAGAAAGCAGTGAAATGGTCAGAACAG GTTGAACGACACAGAGAACACCTCATTAACTACATAATATTTTTGAGAATAAcgccttttcttcctaattggttTATCAATATTACATCTCCTGTAATAAATGTACCACTGAAAGTATTTTTCATTGGTACTTTTCTAG GTGTTGCACCACCATCTTTTGTAGCAATTAAGGCGGGAACAACACTGTACCAGCTTACAACAGCAGGGGAAGCAGTTTCCTGGAACTCTGTATTTGTTCTCATGATTCTAGCTATTCTCTCTATTCTGCCAGCTGTCTTCCAGAAGAAGCTTAAACAAAAGTTTGAATAA